From Lysobacter lycopersici:
GGGCGTGGAAGCGCAGGACCAGATCCCCGACGGGCTGGACCTGGGCAAGTCGTTGACCCTGACCCCGGTTGAATTTCCTCCGTCGCCCAAAGGCGAATCGAGCGGGAAGGTCCCCGATATCGAGGTGAAGATCACCGAATACTGGGGTTGCGGCGCAGCCGTGCGCCCAGGACAACCCAAGGTCGTCACTTTCAAGGTCAAGGGCGGCAACAGGACCATCGATTCGAGGAACCCGATGGCCGGCATGCAGGGCATCGGCGTCGAGTCCACCGGCAGCCTGTCCAAGGGCATGTACGTGCCGGACCGCGACATCGACCTGCAGCCCGGCTACGTGTACTGGCCGAACCGCAACTACGGCAAGCAGGTGCCCGATGACGCGCGATTGGCCGGCCAGCACCAGATCACCGGCGACGGCATCCCCGCCTCGATGCAGTTCCAGGTCGAGCAGAACGCGGACTTCATGCCCAAGCTCGGCCTGCGCACGCAAGGCGCCCCGGAAGATGCCGTTGGCTTGAGCTGGCCGTCGGTGGATCGTGCGCGCGCCTATTTCATCACCGGCATGCACATGCAGATGCTGGGCGAGAATTCCTTCGCCATGACGATATGGAGCAGCGCCGACGTGCCCGGCGCCGGCCAGGAATTGCATGCCTACCTGTCCGGCAGCTACGTCGACAAATGGCTGAAGCAGAAGGTGCTGCTGCCCGCTTCCGCCACCAGTTGCACCATTCCCAAGGGCATCTTCGCCGGTGCATCGAACGCGCAAGGCCAACAGGGCGTGATGCCGAGCATGCTGATGATGACCGCCTACGGCCCGGAGAACTGGATCACCTATCCGCCGAAACCCGCGAATCCCAAGCAAGCGTGGAACCCGGAATGGAGCGTGCGCCTGCGCGCCAAATCCACCGCCACCGCGATACTGGGCATGGACATGGGCGGCATGCAGCAACAGGACGGCCAGCCGCAGCAGCAACAGAAGAAGCCCGGCATGCGCGGCCTGCTGAAGGGCATCCTCGGCGGCGGCTGAGCGCGCGCCGCGAAGCTGCGAGAATGGCGCGGACCCTCCGCGCCATTTTTTTCGACCGCCAATGCCCTACCTGCAACTGGAACTGCCCTGCCGCCGCGATGCGCAGCCGCGCATCGAACGCGCGCTTGAAGACGCCGGCGCGCTGTCGGTGACGCTGCAGGACGCGCATCTCGACGCCATCGACGAACAGGCGATCTTCGAGCCCGGCGTCGGCGAAACCCCGTTGTGGGACGAACTGCAGTTGCAGGCGCTGTTCGATGGCGACGTCGATGCGCTGGCGTTGCTCGCCACGCTGGAAGCCGCGGAACCGCAACTCGACTGGTCGCAGGCGCGGTTCGAACGCATCGACGACCAGGACTGGCAACGCGCGTGGCTGGACACGTTCCAGCCGATGCGCTTCGGCGCACGCACCTGGATCGTGCCCTGGAACCACGAGGTGCCCGCCGAAGCCGGCACGGATGCCGCGGTCGTGCGCCTCGACCCAGGCCTGGCCTTCGGCTCGGGCACGCACCCAACCACCGCGCTGTGCCTGCGCTGGCTGGATGCGCTCGCCGAACGCGGCGAACTGCAGGCCCGCGACGTGCTCGATTTCGGCTGCGGCAGCGGCATCCTCGCGCTGGCCGCGTTGAAACTCGGCGCGGCGCGCGCCATCGGCGTCGACAACGACCCGCAGGCGATCATCGCCACCGCCGACAACGCCGAACGCAACGGTGTTGCGATTTCCGCATTCCTGCCACGGGACGAACCAGCGCGCGAATATCCCATCGTCGTCGCCAACATCCTCGCCTCCGCGCTGGATGCATTGGCCGACACGCTGGCCGCGCGCACCGCACCGGGCGGGCGCATCGCGATGTCCGGCATCCTCGCCGGGCAGGAAGGCGAACTGCTGCAACGCTTCGCGCCGTGGTTCGACGCGCTTGCGGTGGAACGCGACGGCGACTGGGTGCGTATCGACGGCCTGCGTCGCGCATGAAAGCGGCGGTCATGCTTGAATGCACGACATGACCGAACTCGCCTGCCCCGTCTGCGCGACCCCGTACGAAGCGGGGACGACGACCTGTGCGTTCTGCGGCGTGTCGCTGGTCGAACCCGGGCAGGAAGCGAAGCCGGAACCCGAAGTCGAAACGCCGATCGAAGTCGAAGCGTTGGCGGTGTCGATACCGGAAACAGAAACACCGCTCGGATCCGAAACGCCGAATGAAATCGAAGCGTTGGTCGAATCGGCATCGGAAATCGAAACACCGGTCGAAGTCGACGAGAGCGCCGGGATCGAAGCGACACCCGCCGATGCGTCGGAACCGCCATCCAACGGGATCGACGACACCATCGCGGACGAATCGCCGTCTCCCGCAGGCAAACCGGAATCCGCGGATTCCGGCGGAATCGCGGAAATCCCCGGAATTCAGGCGGATTCCGCGTCTCCCGCGCCATCGGAGCCACGGTCGCGCACCCCGAGTTTCGCGCGCAAGCCGACTTCGGCCAACACCGTGCAGCGTCGCCTGCAACGCATCGAATGGAGCGTGGTCGGCGGGCTCGCTGCCTTGCTGCTGGTGCAGGTGGTCGCCTCCGATTTCGACCAGCTCGCCGCGGGCAGTGCGACGCGCCCCTGGCTGCAACGCGTTTGCAGTGCGCTGCGCTGCACGCTGCCCCCGTGGCGCGAACCGCAGGCATTGCGCATGCTGCAACGCGACGTGCACGCAAACCCGCGACGCCCGGGCCTGTTGCGCGTCAGCGCGAGCTTCCGCAACGATGCGCGCTGGACGCAACCCTGGCCGCGCTTGCGCATTACCCTTGCGGATGCGGACGGACGCGCCATCGCCGCGCGCGACTTCAGCGCGAACGAATACCTCGGCACGACACCCACGGCGAACGGCATTGCCAGCGGCCAGGTCGCCGGCATCGCGTTCGACGTGGTCGATCCCTCGCCGCGCGTGACCGCATTCACCTTCGAATTCCGATGAGCCACGTGGCAGGCGACGCAGGCACGCGCTAGACTGCCTTCCCGTCGGCGCGGACTGTCGGCGGCGATGCACGGGGAAGACCGCCGCTTGAACGCCGACCGCACCGATTCCACGCACCGCTCGATGCCGCGACCGCCGTTGCGCGAGCACGTCGCGAATTCGGTGCGCCGCTACCTGCGCGACCTCGACGGCTGCGGCGCCAACGACCTGTACGGCATCGCGCTGCGCGAACTCGAGATCCCGTTGTTCCAGGAAGTGCTGCAGCACTGCGACGGCAACCAGAGCCGCGCCGCGGCCATGCTCGGCATCCACCGCGAGACCCTGCGCCGCAAGCTGCGCGATTACGGCCTCGGCTGATCCCATTGCTTCTGTAGGAGCGGCTTTAGCCGCGACTGCCCTTCGTGGGAGCGACGGAAGTCGCGACGAATCTGGCGATGCCTTGTCGGGGCTGAAGCCCCTCCCACATGGCTATAATTCGCGCTGTTTTCCGCACTTTCCCCCGCATGACCGCCGACCGACTGCCCGGGCCCGCCGTGAAAATCACCCGCGCGCTGCTCTCCGTGTCCGACAAGACCGGACTGATCGACCTCGCCCGCGCGCTGGCCGCGCACGGCGTGGAACTGCTCTCGACCGGTGGCACCGCGAAGGCGTTGCGCGACGCCGGCCTCGCGGTGAAGGACGTGAGCGAAGCGACCGGCTTCCCGGAAATGATGGATGGCCGGGTGAAGACGCTGCATCCGGTCGTGCACGGCGGCCTGCTCGGTCGCGCCGGTACCGACGACGCGGTGATGGCACAGCACGGCATCGCGCCCATCGACCTGCTGGTGTTGAACCTGTATCCGTTCGAGAAGGTGTCGGCGGATCCCGACAGCAGCCTCGACGAGATCGTCGAGAACATCGACATCGGCGGCCCGGCGATGTTGCGCTCGGCGGCGAAGAACTTCGCGCGCGTCGCGGTCGCCACCGATCCGGCGCAGTACGCCGGCATCATCGAGGAACTCGCCGCGAACGACGGCGCGCTGTCGGCGAAAACGCGCTTCGCGCTGTCGGTGGCCGCGTTCAATCGCGTCGCGCAGTACGATGCGCGCATCAGCGACGTGCTTTCGGCGATCGCCGATCCGAGCGATGAAAGCGCGAGGAACAGAAGCGCGTTCTCCGCGCAGGCCAACGGCAGCTTCGTCAAGGTCATGGACCTGCGCTACGGCGAGAATCCGCACCAGCAGGCCGCGTTCTACCGCGACCTGCACCCGGCGCCGGGTTCGCTGGCGACGTTCGCGCAGTTGCAGGGCAAGGAACTCTCCTACAACAACATCGCCGACAGCGATGCGGCCTGGGAATGCGTGCGCCAGTTCGATGCGCCGGCCTGCGTCATCGTCAAGCACGCGAACCCCTGCGGCGTCGCGGTCGGCGTGGCGCCGGGCGATGCCTACGAGCTGGCTTACGCCACCGACCCGACCTCCGCGTTCGGCGGCATCATCGCGTTCAACGTGAAGCTCGACGCGGCGACCGCGCGCGCGATCCTCGACCGCCAGTTCGTCGAAGTGCTGATCGCGCCGGACTACGACCAGGCCGCGCTGGACTACGCGAAGAAGAAAGCCAACGTGCGCGTGCTGCGCATCCCGATGGCGCCGTCGAGCCGGGGCTTCATCGACGCCAAGCGCGTGGGCTCCGGCCTGCTGATGCAGACCGCCGACGATCGCGTCGTCGCCCGCGACGACCTGAAGGTGGTCACGAAACTCGCGCCGACCGAAGCGCAGTTCTCCGACCTGCTGTTCGCGTGGAAGGTCGCCAAGTTCGTGAAGTCGAACGCCATCGTCTATGCGAAGGACCAAAGGACCATCGGCGTCGGCGCCGGGCAGATGAGCCGCGTGTATTCGGCGCGCATCGCCGGGATAAAGGCGCAGGACGCCGGATTGCGGGTCGAAGGTTCGGTGATGGCGAGCGATGCCTTCTTCCCGTTCCGCGACGGCATCGATGCCGCGGCCGCGGCCGGAATCAAGGCCGTGATCCAGCCCGGCGGTTCGATGCGCGACAACGAAGTCATCGCCGCCGCGGACGAACACGGGCTGGCGATGGTGTTCACCGGCGTCCGCCATTTCCGGCACTGAGGTCGCACATGGATTTCCTGTATCGCCATGAGGATTTGCTGTCCCGGATCGACGAGGACGCGGCGCGTTACGCATCCGCAGCCCCCTTCCCGAGCATCGTGATCGACGATTTCCTGCATCCCGAAGCGCTGCAGCGGGCCATGGCCGAGTTCCCCAGGCCGGAAGCCATCCAGGACTGGCGTCGCCTGACCCCCACGGACGACAAGGGCCGGCCGGCGGTCGTGCAGAAACTCGGGTACAGCAACGAGCTGGAATTCGGCCCGACCTTGCGCCGGCTGGTGCATGAATTGAACGCGAGCCATTTCCTGCGCTACCTCGAGCGCCTGACCGGCATCCACAACATGATCGCGGATCCGCACATGCATGGCGGTGGCTTGCACCAGTACCTGCCGGGCGCGATCCTGCGCATCCATGCCGATTTCAACCGGCTTCCGCACTGGGAACTGGATCGCAGGCTGAACCTGCTGCTGTACCTCAACCCCGAATGGCGCCAGGAATGGGGTGGCGCCCTGGAGTTGTGGGACGAATCGATGTCCTCTTGCGTGCAAAGCATCGAGCCGATCGCGAATCGTTGCGTGATCTTCTCGACCACGAGCACTTCGTACCACGGCATTCCCGACCCGCTCGCCTGCCCGGACGGCGTCACCCGGCGTTCGCTCGCGTTGTACTACTACTCGAACGGCAGGCCGGAACACGAGCGCAATCCCCGCCATTCCACGCTCTGGCAAGCGCGCCCGCACGAGGCCTAGCTCCACGCGATGGCAACGCCCGCCGCCATTCAGGTTCGGTTCCCCCTGCGGCGACGGCCGGCTGTGCACGATTCTTGCGTTCCTCAGGCATGAACCCCGGGAACCGCATGCATCCCGGCCCTTGCTTCGCCCAATGTGGCCCAGTCATTCAGAAACGAGTACAGCCATGAAACTCCTCGTCATCGGTTCCGGCGGACGCGAACACGCGCTGGCGTGGAAGCTGGCGCAATCGCCCCGCGTCGACGAAGTCCTGGTCGCGCCCGGCAACGCCGGCACCGCGCACGAGGACAAATGCCGCAACGTGCCCACGGTCAAGGCCACCGACATCGACGCCCTGCTCGCGCTGGTCGAGCGCGAAGGCGTGGCGCTGACCGTGGTCGGGCCGGAGCAGCCGTTGGTCGCGGGCGTGGTCGATGCCTTCCGCGCCAAGGGCCACCGCATCTTCGGACCCACCGCCGCCGCCGCGCAGCTGGAAGGCAGCAAGGCCTTCGCCAAGGATTTCCTCGCCCGCCATGGCATTCCCACCGGCTTCTACGAAGTGCACACCGACGTCGATGCCGCGCTCGCCTACGTGCGTGCACGCTCCCATGAAAGCGGGGGCGCGCCGATCGTGGTCAAGGCCGACGGCCTCGCCGCGGGCAAGGGCGTGATCGTGGCGACGACGCTGGCCGAAGCCGAAGCCGCGGTGCGCGACATGCTGGAAGGCAACGCCTTCGGCGACGCCGGCGCACGCGTGGTGATCGAGGAATTCCTCGACGGCGAGGAAGCCAGCTTCATCTCCATGGTCGACGGCGTGCACGCGCTGCCGATGGCGACTTCGCAAGATCATAAGCGCGTCGGCGATGGCGACACAGGCCCCAATACCGGCGGCATGGGCGCCTACTCGCCCGCGCCGGTGGTCACGCCCGAAGTACACGAACGCGTGATGCGCGAAATCGTGATGCCCACCGTGCGCGGCATGGCCGCCGATGGCGTGCCGTTCACCGGCTTCCTCTACGCCGGGCTGATGATCGACAAATCCGGCGCGCCCAAGGTGATCGAGTTCAACGTGCGC
This genomic window contains:
- the prmA gene encoding 50S ribosomal protein L11 methyltransferase, giving the protein MPYLQLELPCRRDAQPRIERALEDAGALSVTLQDAHLDAIDEQAIFEPGVGETPLWDELQLQALFDGDVDALALLATLEAAEPQLDWSQARFERIDDQDWQRAWLDTFQPMRFGARTWIVPWNHEVPAEAGTDAAVVRLDPGLAFGSGTHPTTALCLRWLDALAERGELQARDVLDFGCGSGILALAALKLGAARAIGVDNDPQAIIATADNAERNGVAISAFLPRDEPAREYPIVVANILASALDALADTLAARTAPGGRIAMSGILAGQEGELLQRFAPWFDALAVERDGDWVRIDGLRRA
- a CDS encoding DUF3426 domain-containing protein, which codes for MHDMTELACPVCATPYEAGTTTCAFCGVSLVEPGQEAKPEPEVETPIEVEALAVSIPETETPLGSETPNEIEALVESASEIETPVEVDESAGIEATPADASEPPSNGIDDTIADESPSPAGKPESADSGGIAEIPGIQADSASPAPSEPRSRTPSFARKPTSANTVQRRLQRIEWSVVGGLAALLLVQVVASDFDQLAAGSATRPWLQRVCSALRCTLPPWREPQALRMLQRDVHANPRRPGLLRVSASFRNDARWTQPWPRLRITLADADGRAIAARDFSANEYLGTTPTANGIASGQVAGIAFDVVDPSPRVTAFTFEFR
- the fis gene encoding DNA-binding transcriptional regulator Fis, with product MHGEDRRLNADRTDSTHRSMPRPPLREHVANSVRRYLRDLDGCGANDLYGIALRELEIPLFQEVLQHCDGNQSRAAAMLGIHRETLRRKLRDYGLG
- the purH gene encoding bifunctional phosphoribosylaminoimidazolecarboxamide formyltransferase/IMP cyclohydrolase; the encoded protein is MTADRLPGPAVKITRALLSVSDKTGLIDLARALAAHGVELLSTGGTAKALRDAGLAVKDVSEATGFPEMMDGRVKTLHPVVHGGLLGRAGTDDAVMAQHGIAPIDLLVLNLYPFEKVSADPDSSLDEIVENIDIGGPAMLRSAAKNFARVAVATDPAQYAGIIEELAANDGALSAKTRFALSVAAFNRVAQYDARISDVLSAIADPSDESARNRSAFSAQANGSFVKVMDLRYGENPHQQAAFYRDLHPAPGSLATFAQLQGKELSYNNIADSDAAWECVRQFDAPACVIVKHANPCGVAVGVAPGDAYELAYATDPTSAFGGIIAFNVKLDAATARAILDRQFVEVLIAPDYDQAALDYAKKKANVRVLRIPMAPSSRGFIDAKRVGSGLLMQTADDRVVARDDLKVVTKLAPTEAQFSDLLFAWKVAKFVKSNAIVYAKDQRTIGVGAGQMSRVYSARIAGIKAQDAGLRVEGSVMASDAFFPFRDGIDAAAAAGIKAVIQPGGSMRDNEVIAAADEHGLAMVFTGVRHFRH
- a CDS encoding 2OG-Fe(II) oxygenase gives rise to the protein MDFLYRHEDLLSRIDEDAARYASAAPFPSIVIDDFLHPEALQRAMAEFPRPEAIQDWRRLTPTDDKGRPAVVQKLGYSNELEFGPTLRRLVHELNASHFLRYLERLTGIHNMIADPHMHGGGLHQYLPGAILRIHADFNRLPHWELDRRLNLLLYLNPEWRQEWGGALELWDESMSSCVQSIEPIANRCVIFSTTSTSYHGIPDPLACPDGVTRRSLALYYYSNGRPEHERNPRHSTLWQARPHEA
- the purD gene encoding phosphoribosylamine--glycine ligase, with protein sequence MKLLVIGSGGREHALAWKLAQSPRVDEVLVAPGNAGTAHEDKCRNVPTVKATDIDALLALVEREGVALTVVGPEQPLVAGVVDAFRAKGHRIFGPTAAAAQLEGSKAFAKDFLARHGIPTGFYEVHTDVDAALAYVRARSHESGGAPIVVKADGLAAGKGVIVATTLAEAEAAVRDMLEGNAFGDAGARVVIEEFLDGEEASFISMVDGVHALPMATSQDHKRVGDGDTGPNTGGMGAYSPAPVVTPEVHERVMREIVMPTVRGMAADGVPFTGFLYAGLMIDKSGAPKVIEFNVRFGDPETQPVMLRLQSDLVDLIEAAIDGELVAADARWDPRPSLGVVMAAAGYPGTPRSGDTINSFDAPDMDDTKVFHAGTRVEGGHIVTAGGRVLCVCALGETVVEARHRAYAEVAGISWHGEFHRHDIGWRALGREAREPSLVD